A segment of the Manis javanica isolate MJ-LG chromosome 10, MJ_LKY, whole genome shotgun sequence genome:
AGTACGACGGAGGTCTCGTAGTAGATCGCCAGCCAGGAGAAGTGGCAGGTCACGCTCTAGAACCCCAGCCCGGCGTGGTTGGTCACGCTCTAGAACCCCAGCTAGACGAAGTGGTCGGTCACGCTCCAGAACCCCAGCTAGACGAAGTGGTCGGTCACGCTCCAGAACTCCAGCTAGGAGAGCAAGATCTCGGTCTAGGAGTCCAGCGAGAAGAGGAAGATCCCGGAGTAGAAGTCTAGTTAGACGGGGAAGGTCTCATTCTAGAACACCTCAAAGAAGAGGCAGGTCTGGTTCATCTTCAGAGCGGAAGAACAAATCCAGAACATCACAGAGAAGGAGCAGGTCCAACTCAAGCCCAGAAATGAAAAAATCCCATGTTTCTTCGAGGCGGAGCAGGTCTGGCTCTTCGCCACGGTCCAAAGCAAAATCTCACTTGTCCTTGAGACGAAGTCTTTCAGGGTCCTCTCCATGCCCTAAACAAAAGTCTCAGAGTCCGCCAGTGCGCAGTCGCTCTGGATCATCTCAGCCTAAAGCTAAATCTAGAACACCACCAAGGCGAAGTCGCTCTGGTTCTTCACCCTCTAATCAGAAATCTAAAACACCATCCAGACAGAGTCATTCCAGTTCATCTCCTCAACCTAAAGTGAAATCTGGAACGCCACCAAGGCAAGGGTGTGTAACAAGTCCGCAGGCAGATGAACAATCTGCAACACCACAAAGACAGAGCCGTTCAGAATCATCACCTGACCCTGAGGTAAAATCTAGGACCCCTTCAAGACATAGCTGTTCTGGGTCCTCTCCTCCAAGAGTGAAATCTAACACACCTCCCAGACAGAGCCTGTCTGGGTCGTCATCTCCACAACCCAAAGTAAAGGCAATAACATCACCAGCCCAAAGCCATTCTCGCTCCTCTTCTCCAAGTCCTAGTAGGGTGATGTCTAAAACACCGCCAAGGCAAAGCAGATCAGAGTCTCCCTGTTCCAAGGTAGAATCTAGATTGGTGCAAAGACACAGTCAATCTAGGTCCTCCTCACCAGATACCAAAGTGAAACCTGGAACACCACCAAGACGAAGTTACTCAGAGTCTCCTTCACCGTGCCCCAAAGCAAAGCCCCAAACTCCATCAGGGCACAGTCTTTCTGGATCAAGGTCACCATGTTCCCAagagaaccctaaagactcagcAGTACAGAGTTGCTCTGGATCCTCCCTCTGCCCAGTAGTAAAGCCTAGCCCACCTCCAGGAGAGAGCTATTTCGACTCATCTCTAAAGCAGAAAGGACAATCTCAAGCTTCACCAGACCCCAGATCTGATACTTCAAGTCCAGAAATAAGACAGAGTCACTCTGAATCTCCATCTCTGCAGAGCAAGTCTCAAACATCTAAGACTGGCCAGTCTAGGTCCTCATCTCCAGTTGCTGAAGTAGCACCCAGTTCTCCAGCAAAACAAGATGAAAACAAATTGTCAAGTCCTAGGCTGAAATCTGGAATGTCTCCTGAGCAGAGCAGGGGCCATTCAGACTTTTCTCTGTATCCTGCAGTGGACTCTAAATCTGTTCCTGGGCCGAGTAGATTGGAACTTTCTCCtgaatcaaaagagaaaatgggTTTACTCCTTCAGGAGGATGTTGCTGCATCATCTCCTAGACTGAGAAACAAATTGAGTCCTCTAGTTCAGGATAGGCCTGAATTCTCACCAGTACTCAAAGAGACAGCTAGAACCTCATCAGGAGAAAGAGGTAGTGTTGGGTCATCTCCAGATAGAAAAGACCGAAGCAGTGTGTTAGCTAAGCCAAGCCATGATGAAGAATTAATGGAGTTAGAGAAAACAGAAGAGTCTTCAAACCAGGTTCTACCCCATTTGTCTCCAGAACTTAAAGAAATGGCTGGAAGTAATTTTGAATCATCTCTTGAAATAGAAGAAAGTCCTACTGTGTCTGCAACTCATGACCAAAGCCAGTCACAGGCTTCTTTGGAAGCAGACATCCCTGCAGTGGCCTCAACGTGGAGTGGGCCACATTTTTCTCCAGATCATAAAGAACTGTCTAACTCCCCTTCCAGGGAAGACAGGTTTGGATCACCTTTAGAATTTAGAAATTCAGGCTCTGTTGCGGAAGTGAATACTGGGTTTTCTCCTGAGGTCAAAGATTTGAATGGCCCTTTTCCTAATCAGTTGGAAACAGATCCATTTCCAGACATGAAAGAACAATCAAGAAGGTCCTCCAGACGCAGCAGTTCTGAATTATCCCCAGATGCAGTGGGAAAAGTAGGACTGTCTTCAAATCAAAGTGTCTCTTCACCAGTTCTTGATGCTGTCCCCAGAACACCCTCGAGAGAAAGAAGCAGTTCTGCTTCTCCTGAACTGAAGGATGGTTTACCCAGAACTCCTTCAAGGAGAAGCAGGTCTGGGTCTTCCCCAGGACTTCGAGATGGTTCTGGGACTCCCTCAAGGCACAGCTTATCCGGGTCTTCTCCTGGAATGAAAGATATACCTAGAACACCGTCCAGGGGGAGAAGTGAATGTGATTCTTCTCCAGAACCAAAAGCTTTGCCCCAGACTCCTAGGCCAAGGAGTCGTTCTCTATCATCCCCAGAGCTCAACAAGTGTCTTACCCACCAGAGAGAAAGAAGTGGGTCAGAATCATCAATTGAACAGAAGACTGTAGCTAGGACGCCTCTTGGGCAGAGAAGTCCATCTGGATCTTCTCAAGAACTTGATGGGAAACCCAGTACATCCCCTCAGGAAAGAAGTGAGTCAGACTCTTCTCCTGATTCTAAAGCTAATACACGAATGCCACTTAGACAGGGGAGTCGCTCTGGATCATCTCCAGAGGTGGACAGCAAGTCCCGACCTTCTCCTCTGCGTAGTAGGTCTGGCTCATCCcctgaaattaaagaaaagtcaAGAGTAGCACCCAGGGCACAGAGTGGTTCTGATTCCTCTCCTGAACCCAAGGCTCCTGCCCCTCGGGTCCCTCCTAGAAGGAGCAGCTCAGGTTCATCAAGCAAAGGTAGAGGTGCTTCTCCCGAAGAAAGCAGCAGTTCTGAGTCCTCTCCAGAACACCCACCAAAGTCCAGATCTACTAGAAGAAGCTCTAGGTCGTCACCAGAGCCCAAGACCAAGTCTCGCACTCCACCTCGGCGTCGTAGCTCTCGATCATCTCCTGAGCTGGCTAGGAAGGCCAGGCTTTCGCGGAGAAGTCGCTCAGCATCCTCCTCGCCAGAGACCCCCTCGAGAACTCCCCCAAGACGCCGGAGAAGTCCCTCAGTGTCTTCCCCAGAGCCAACTGAAAAGTTGAGATCCTCGCGCCGGCGGCGTTCGGCTTCATCCCCACGTACTAAGACAACATCAAGGAGGGGCCGTTCTCCTTCACCAAAGCCGCGTGGGCTCCAGAGGTCCCGTTCCCGCTCAAGGAGGGAGAAAACCAGAACAGCCCGACGTCGAGATAGGTCTGGGTCTTCACAGTCAACCTCTCGGAGAAGGCAGCGGAGCAGGTCAAGGTCTAGGGTTACTCGGCGGCGGAGGGGAGGCTCAGGTTACCACTCAAGGTCTCCTGCCCGGCAGGAGAGTTCCCGTACTTCCTCTCGACGCCGAAGAGGCCGCTCTCGGACACCCTTGGCCAGTCGAAAGCGTTCTCGTTCACGCACATCACCAGCCCCGTGGAAACGCTCCAGATCTCGGGCCTCTCCAGCCGCTCACCGGCGATCCAGATCCAGAACACCTCTGGTCAGCCGACGTCGATCCAGGTCTCGAACTTCACCGGTCAGTCGGAGACGATCAAGGTCCAGGACATCAGTGACTCGACGAAGATCTCGATCCAGAGCATCCCCAGTGAGCCGAAGGAGATCCAGGTCCAGAACACCACCAGTAACCCGCCGTCGGTCAAGGTCCAGAACACCGACTCGCCGGCGCTCTCGTTCTAGAACTCCACCAGTGACTCGCAGAAGGTCCAGATCCAGGACCCCACCAGTAACCAGGCGGCGGTCTCGAAGCAGAACCTCTCCTGTCACTCGCAGAAGATCAAGATCCAGAACATCCCCCGTCACCCGTAGGAGATCTCGCTCTCGCACGTCTCCAGTGACCCGAAGGAGGTCCCGCTCACGAACCTCTCCAGTGACACGCCGCCGATCCAGGTCCCGAACTCCTCTGGCTATTCGACGCCGCTCTAGGTCTCGAACCCCACTGTTGCCTCGCAAACGTTCTCGAAGTCGCTCACCACTTGCCATCCGCCGCCGTTCTAGATCGCGTACTCCAAGAACCACTCGGGGCAAACGGTCCTTAACAAGATCTCCCCCAGCCATCCGCAGGCGCTCTGCGTCTGGAAGTAGTTCTGATCGTTCACGTTCTGCTACTCCTCCAGCCACACGGAATCACTCTGGGTCCCGGACACCTCCGGTAGCACTTAGTAGCTCCAGAATGAGCTGCTTCAGTCGTCCCAGCATGTCACCAACTCCCCTGGACCGCTGTAGATCACCTGGAATGCTCGAACCTCTTGGCAGCTCTAGAACACCCATGTCTGTTCTTCAGCAAGCTGGGGGCTCCATGATGGATGGCCCAGGTCCCCGAATTCCTGATCACCCGAGAACATCTGTGCCAGAAAATCATGCTCAGTCAAGAATCGCACTTGCCCTGACAGCTATCAGTCTTGGCACTGCTCGGCCACCTCCATCCATGTCTGCTGCTGGCCTTGCTGCAAGAATGTCACAGGTTCCTGCTCCAGTGCCTCTCATGAGTCTCAGAACGGCCCCAGCTGCCAGCCTTGCCAGCAGGATTCCTGCAGCTTCTGCAGCAGCTATGAACCTGGCCAGTGCCAGGACACCTGCCATACCAACAGCAGTGAACCTGGCTGACTCCAGAACGCCAGCTGCAGCGGCCGCCATGAACTTGGCTAGCCCCAGAACAGCAGTGGCACCTTCTGCTGTGAACCTTGCTGACCCTCGTACCCCCACGGCCCCAGCTGTGAACCTGGCAGGAGCCAGAACCCCAGCTGCTTTGGCAGCTTTGAGTCTCTCGGGCTCTGGTACACCTCCGAGCGCTGCAAACTACCCCTCTAGCTCCAGAACAGCTCAGGCTCCAGCCCCTGCAAACCTGGTGGGTCCTAGATCTGCACATGCCACAGCTCCTGTGAATATTGCCAGCTCAAGAACCCCTCCAGCCTTGGCCCCTGCAAGCCTTACCAGTGCTAGAATGGCTCCAGCCTTGTCTGGTGCAAACCTCACCAGCCCGAGGGTGCCCCTCTCTGCCTATGAGCGTGTTAGTGGCAGAACCTCACCAATGCTCCTTGACCGAGCCAGATCCAGAACCCCACCATCTGCCCCAAGCCAGTCTAGAATGACCTCTGAGCGGGCTCCCTCTCCTGCCACTAGGATGGTCCAGGTTCCTTCCCAGTCTCTTCTCTCTGCAGGTCAGGATCGCCCTAGGTCCCCCGTGCCCTCTGGTTTTTCTGACCAATCCCGATCTTTGCTTGTCCAGACCACCCTGGTAGCAGGGTCTCAGTCTCTTTCCTCTGGGATGGTGGCCAAGACCACGTCCTCTGCTGGTGACCATAACGGCATGctctctggccctgcccctggggcGTCCCACCCTGAAGGTGGGGAACCACCTGCCTCTGTGGGGGCCCAGCAGCCTTCTGCATTGGCCGCCCTGCAGCCGTCAAAGGAGCGGCGGAGctcttcctcctcctcgtcctctaGCTCCTCCTCTTCGTCGTCGTCGTCATCCTCTTCATCATCCTCGTCCTCTGGCTCCAGTTCTAGCGACTCGGAGGGCTCCAGCCTTCCCGTTCAGCCTGAGGCAGCACTGAAAAGGTGAGGAGACTGGGCGGGCAGAACGCTTctgtggggcagaggtgggggtgggtggacaTGGAGGGAAAGCTGTGTCCAGAGGCCCTTGGCTTTTTGAAGGAGGTATGGGGACTGCGACCCTTAGGTCGGGGGTAGAAGAGactgctggggtgggggcaatGGGGGGAGGACGGGACAGATGAAAGTCTCCAAAGGTTCATTCTCTAGAGGATAATGATAAGTTTTCCGTCTCTACAGAGGACAGAACTAGAGGAAATGGACTTAATTTTACAGCAGGAGGGATGGCAGTTAGACCTCAAGAGGAACTCCCTGGGCTGGAAGGATCTTCAGAGGTCATCCCATCCCGCTCCCTGCCTCCAGGCAGGACGGCCCCTCCCCGAGCCACCCCTCCCTCACGCACAGGGGCCTCCTCAAACCTGTGGCCTTCTGAGGAGGGCAGCCAGCCAGCGTGGCTTCCACACTTGAGCCCAGGGGCCTTAGTCCTCCATCAGGGACATTCTTGAGGTGTAGCCTTGATCCCCTGTGCTGCGGGGCCCAGCCTCCGCTCTCCAGAGAAGGCGCCCGCCGGCGCTCTCGCCTCTCCCGGCCCCCTCCCCCGCTGCCATTCCTGCAGGCCAGGGAAGgcaggggcggggcgggcggTTGTCTCCTGGTGACGCCCTTCTCCTCCCACAGGGTGCCcagtcctgccccagccccaaagGAGCCCGTTCGAGAGGGTCGTCCTCAGGAGCCGACCCCAGCCAAGCGGAAGAGGCGTTCTAGCAGCTCCAgttccagctcctcctcctcctcctcctcttcctcctcctcttcctcctcttcctcctcttcctcctcttcctcctcctcctcctcctcctcctcctcctctacttcctcctccccctcccctgctaAGCCTGGCCCCCAGGCCTTGCCCAAACCTGCAAGCCCCAAGAAGCCGCCCCCTGGCGAACGGAGGTGAGTGCTTCCTTGCTTGCGCGGGAGGGGCGGGCTGTGACCCTGGGACGTGAGAGCCCCGCTGGGTGTCTCACTGGGTGTCTCACTGGGACGGGACTGTGGTGTCTGCTTGTGCGGGAGGAGTCTGCTCTTCTCTCCCCGCCTACTCTGTGGTGCCCTGTTCTGGCATAGGGCTGCACCATCCACGCGGGTGCTCCAGCCAGAATTGGGGAGTTGTAGgttccttcctctccctgcccctgacaTGCAGCCTGGTCCCAGGGCCCAGGAATTCCAGCCCAGAAGTTTCCCCATTGCTACAGCCAGGGCTCTGGTCTGGCCACCATCATCTTCTCCCGACTCTGTCCACAGCCTCTTccctgtctccctgcctccacgCCATTCTCTTCCACACGTAGCCAGAGGGATCTTTCTAAAACGCACATCTGGTTACTTCCCTCCACTCCACAATCCTTCCGGGACGCCCTGTGGCCTGCAGGATAAAGCCCCACCTCTGCGGGAATGGCGTGTGAGGCTCTTCACCAACTGGCCTTGCCTGCCCTGTGTTCTCCTCTCCTGCCCGCCCCCACACATgccctgtgctccagccacacctGGCGCCTTGCAGTCTAAGGAGAACCCCATGCCTTTggacatgctgttccttctgcctggaattccCTTGTCCGCCTGGTGAACTCCTCGTTCTGCAAGACTCCGCTCAAACAGCACCTTCGCGAAgactcccctgccccttccctgccccGTGTCTCCCTCCTCTGGGCCCCCAGACCCTATGTACATCGGTCTCTGTGGGGCTTTCCCACACATGGGGCTGAGTGAGCCTCCCTTGGCCTGCCTCCACCACCAGACAGCCCCTCCAAGGGCAGGGACTGTATATCTTTGCGTCCCCCGCTGCACCTCGTGCCTTGCCCATTGGGGCACTCAGTGGATGGTGCGCGGGCGGATGGGTGAGTGAGCACACAAAGGTGGGTCTGAGGCTGGCCCTGTGTGGTGTGAGGTTTGGTGGTCAGGACCTGGGGGGTGGTCCTGAGTGCTGGCTGGTGGGTTTGGAAGAGTGAGGTGCTATGGGGACCTACTCTGCTCCCCAGGTCCCGCAGTCCCCGGAAGCCAATAGACTCCCTCCGGGACTCCCGTTCCCTCAGCTACTCGCCTGCAGAACGCcgccacccctcaccccagccctctCCCCGAGACCAGCAGAGGTAGGGCTGGGGGTGAATTCTTGCCTCCTAACAGTAGCCAGCTGGGTCTGGCCACTACCAACTTTTGGGAAGAGAAGTTTTGAGGCTCACAGGTGCTAGACGTTGTTGGCATTGCCAGGTGTGTGGTCTGATGTCTGTCCTGTTTTTGCAGCAGCAGCGAGCGGGGTTCCCGGAGAGGCCAACGTGGGGACAGTCGCTCCCCAGGCCACAAGCGCAGGAGGGAGACTCCTAGCCCCCACCCAGCGCGGCACCGCTCCTCCAGGTGCGTTGCTGGCACCCCAGTGTCGGCCCCCCTCCAGGAGCCCCAGGTTGGCCGAGGCGTCTGCACTGATGGCTGTCTCTCTCTGTTGCAGGTCTCCGTGAACATTTTTTGGGGGAACACCATACCCCAAGTTCTGGAGCCACCAGGGAGTGCCCCTTTCTCCCCAGCAGAGCCGTGGGAGGAATCCTTGTCTGCCTCCCTTTGAACCCTGGCAGCATTTTAGGGGAGggctcccttctttctttttgttttcctttgttcttgtgaAATGTTAATCTGTGAGTTTTTCCTGGTTCACATGTTTTGGGGGGTTTGGGGCGGGGGGAATGAGAATGGGAGTTATGGGAGGGGAGGATAGTTTGGGATGCCCCAAGTCTTGAGTCAGAAAAGGCCTGGGAGGTACCATCCCCCATTTACTGAGGCTTGAGTTCCTGGGGGCAGTGATGGTTTGGGACTTGGGAACCTGTGTGAAGTGTTAATGGAAGGAAGAGCAGGAGTTACTAGTTAGCCCCTACTGTCCCCGCAGTGAGGTTGTGGCCCCTTCCCCCCAACTTTTCTTCACGTTTCTTAAAggcattttggtttttttaaaaaatctgtacagcaagagcaactttttctgtcaaataaaaatgagaaatgcagGAATTGGGTCTACAGTCTGGTTATTGGGTGTGGGGAGAGTAGCTCTTCTACCCTGAGTGCACCCTGGGGGGACCTGCACGGGGTGGCCCTGCGCTTTGGTTTCCCCCTCCACCCTCCGTAACAGAGCCTGCTCTCAAGCCCACACACAGGCTCCAGCTTACGTGTGCCTCTCGGTGGAGAAGCCCTTGAGCATGTCAGGAGGTGCCTGGGACGGGTGCGCTTCGAAGGAACAAGACCTCAAACCTCCTGTCCAGGCTGGACAGGCTGAGAAGGTGGCCCGGCGAGCAAGGGGCTAAGGAGGAGCCTTGGTGAGGGCGCCCCATTCCAGTGGGGGTGATGGCCACGTTAAGGTGTGCAGAAAGGCAGCAACCAGGTGGACAACCAAATCTCATTTATTGGGGGAATGGGGCACTAGGGGTTGGCCTGGGGCCGCCTCACTGCACTGCTTGTTCGTTGGCACTGCTTCCTGAGTCCTGAGGCTTCATCACGTCAGGCAGCTCCGGTGGGCTGGAGAAGGGCTCAATGCGCAGGGCCTCAAACGCCTCATCTGGTGGACAGAGGAGTGGGGAGAGATGGAGGGGGTGGCCACCTCTAGCTTATGAGGACCTCTGAGCACATACCTGCCCCCCAAATCTCCTCTGTAACCCTGATTTCTCCACACCCCACTGCCAGGACCCAGTGGCCCCACTGGATCCTGCCCCCTCCATCCCCAAGTCTGGCCATCCTGGGCTCTTCTCACCCTGTGCAAATGTCAGTGAGCCCATGGGCTGGCCTGCATCCTCTTCTATCTCCCCTCACCTGGTCTTCCCCATCTCCTTGTTCCAGTCCTCTCTACCAAATGGTGATTTTTAATGTTAATCCAGGCGATTCCTCCTGCACTATATTTTCCCAGCTTCCCATCACACTGAATAAAACCTCAGATCTATGCCATTCTCTCTCCACATGTGCCCTCGGGTTCCCCCTGTTCTCTTTTAgtgcctcagagcctttgcatttACTGGTCCCAGCTTGCCACCCAGAATGGCTGGCTGCTTCTGGGCCTTTAGGGCTCCACTCAAACAGCACCTCCTCACAGAAGCCTTCCCCAACCACTCTGTAAACAATCACTGCATCCCAACGCCCCTGAGAAGGCCCATCTGTCCAGCTGCTGTCCACACTAGAACAGTGGCTCCCGAGAGgccttctctgttttgttcctgctGCCACCTCGGAGCACATGAACTTTTCTCCTGTAGTTTTACCCACCTAGGAAATAACTCCCTTCACCTGGCCCAGTAGGTAGGCCTGGTGGtggccagagatgctgctcaaCATTCTACAGTGCCCAGGACAGTACCACAGTCAACTAGACCCAGATGCCAACAGTGCTGAGGCAGACACCTGGCCCTGCTTGGTGATTCTTCAAAGCCTCAACTCCGCAGTGACATTTCTTGTCTTCACCTCTAACATTCTTTAGAAATAGTCTGGACAGTGCCATTTAACCAGTGAGTTGATACTATTGTCTTCCTAACCAAGCAGCCAGTCAGCCAGTTTCCAGGCCAGAGAAGGGCTTTGTCCTGCTGTGAGCTACACAAGGAAACAGCTTCCCACCCAGAAAGGCATTTTTGCAAGTGAAAGCCAGTGGGGAAAGCAAAAAACAGCCAGTCCTCAGTCTGCACAGAGGCTCCCTAAGGAGCAATCCCCTGCCTGAGGGGTGATGACAACTCAGGGTCCACACTCACTGCCACGTTCAATGCTGTAactggggggtcacagggaaagaaATCACCTTCCTgtgctgtgatttttttcatctgtaaagtaggtcTATCAATACCTTCTCAGAGTTGCTACAAGCCTATGGGGTAGGGTGCCTTTGTTCAAATTAGAAAAAAGACTTCCTCCAAGAGAAGGCAGCCTGGCCTTGGCTTAGGAAGCAGAACTTTCAGCCTTCTGCCCACCTCCCGACCACCACCAACCACCAAAGAGGACAGTCCTGCACAGGGCATGACCTGTACAAAGTCTGGCAGCCCGGCCCCTGCCTCAGCATCACCGGGAGGGGCAGAGGAACCCACAGAAAGGCCCCTAGGGTCTGACTGCTGAGCGCTCAGGCCAGGGCCTGGTGTGCCTGGGAGCTCGCGCTGCCTCCCAGGCCGGCCCTAGTATCACACCCCTTTATGGAGATGGGGACTCGGGTCCTGGAGGGCCAGGGAAGTGTGAAGTAGCCACCCAAGGACACAGCTACCAAGGCCTGGCACAGATTTCCTTATGAAACTGAAAAGTGTGCTAAGACTGCTTCTCCCTCAGCCCTTGCTAACATTTTCTTACAAGAAgccagaaaaataattcattgtaACTTCATCCACATTGACCCATTCACACAGCCCCTGGGTCCACAGCTATGAAAACACCCTACATCCCCTGTTTAAGTTTCCAGAGATAAAACTTAAATCTTTGGAGGGGAAGGAGGTACACTGGAGAGAAGCCAGCCACTCCCACCCCTCAGGTTTCTAAACTGTTCAGGGCAGCAGTGGTTGAAGGGAGTTCAGGCTCTGGAGCAGGCAGGGCTAGATCTGAATTCTGGATCTGGTAGTCCCAGCAAATGACCCGACCTCCAGACTCAGTCTACTCATCCTTTAAATGGGCACAAGTCTGGCCTGCACAGCAACACTGGGTGATCCACTGCAGACAGTGCCCAGTTATGGTGCCCAGCTCAGGCAAGGTTCTGGCAGCCTGCATCGGAACCATGGCTCCCTACTTGACTGCTGTCAAGTCCCAGTTTCTATGTCTCCAAAATGGAGACAGCAGGGAGTCCTCACCTACCAGAGCTATCGTGAGGATTAGATGGGACAACGGCAATAAAACAGCACACAGCCAGGTACTCAGGAAGCCTACTTAAGATGGTATCATGACTAGCGATCTTGGAATCCTTCATGAAACAGGCTTCAGTTTCTACaagcatcttgttttcttttttaatgaggaAACAAATACACTGTCACATGACATCGCCTGCACTTTGTGGACAGGGAAGACATTGTGCTGGAGGCCGGGAGGAACAACTGCAGGCTCCCTGATGACCCCTTTCTCTGGCTGTTTCCACCCTGCCTGGCTGCCCCTCACCTGCCCGGAAGGCAAGCCCCACGGTGGCTGGGGCCTGCGGCCGCGCGGTCTGACTGGTGAAACCACACTCGCCCAGTGTCTTGCCGTCGTCCAGAAGCTGATCGTCctgaggagagagacagacatggTCTTCGGAGAGGTCCCAGGAGGGGCAAATCCCAAAGATTTCTCTGGTCAGCAACTACAGTGGAAGTTGGAAGACGGAAGGGAGAGAGTCCCAGGTAGTGCCCAGGACCATCCCAGAGCGCACCGGCTTCCAGGGCCACCCCCAAGACTTTCCAGATATGAACCTCCCAAGTAGGGCTTTCGAACTCTTTTTTTACCTAGTCTCCAGGTGAATCTAGTTTCAAGGGCCGGTGACCCAGTTTGGCCACAGGCAGACCTGATTTGAATCCTAGCTCTTCCACCTTGGACAAAATGGTTATTCTTTTTTAAGGGAAGTTTGCTTATCGGCAAAATGGGGTTTACTGGGACTCCCAACTAAAAAGGCAGCCTGGAGGTGTCACTGAGTGAAGGGGGCACAGAAAGCAACCAGGACAGCGTGCGAATAAGCACAGGCAGCAGGAAGGGTCCTCATCCGGGAAACTCCAGCATCAGGGAGGAAAGGCCTTTATGAAGGGAGTGGAGGCTCAGCCTGGAGCAAAAGATTAGTTTCCCAGTTTCCAGCCAGAATCAGATCAGTGCACCTAGTAAGGGCCCTCCTGCTGCAGTAGACTTGAACCAGGGACCCCACAACACACTGGATTCCTCAATGAAAACCCCCAGTCCCTAGCCATTCTTGCTGAATAACTGCAGTTGGTGCCTAGGGTGAAAAACGGGGAATCAGCAGGAGACTGGAGGTAATAAACAGTTATTGGGGGAAGAAATGGTGGGACCTGACTCATCTCCACACCCTCCACTTCTGTGTATTAAGGATTCTGATGGGCCTGCAGAGGATCATGGGCATcggggttcaaatcctggctctgccaatgACCTTGGGCTGGTTGAGTGGCCCCCTcgccga
Coding sequences within it:
- the SRRM2 gene encoding serine/arginine repetitive matrix protein 2 isoform X1, which encodes MYNGIGLPTPRGSGTNGYVQRNLSLVRGRRGERPDYKGEEELRRLEAALVKRPNPDILDHERKRRVELRCLELEEMMEEQGYEEQQIQEKVATFRLMLLEKDVNPGGKEETPGQRPVVTETHQLAELNEKKNERLRAAFGISDSYVDGSSFDPQRRAREAKQPAPEPPKPYSLVRESSSSRSPTPKQKKKKKKKDRGRRSESSSPRRERKKSSKKKKHRSESESKKRKHRSPTPKSKRKSKDKKRKRSRSTTPAPKSRRAPRSTSADSASSSDTSRSRSRSAAAKTHATALTGQSPSPASGRRGEGDASSREPGTTNTGQPSNLEPSTKQPSSPYEDKDKKEKSAVQPSPSPERSSTGPEPPAPALLLAEQHGSSPQPLATTPLSQEPVKPPSEASPTRGHSLPKSPEKLPQSSSESCPPSPQPTKLSRHASSSPESPKPTPAPGSRREISSSPASKSRSHGRVKRDKSHSHTPSRRVGRSRSPATTKRGRSRSRTPTKRGHSRSPQWRRSRSAQRWGRSRSPQRRGRSRSPQRPGWSRSRNTQRRGRSRSARRGRSHSRSPATRGRSRSRTPARRGRSRSRTPARRRSRSRTPTRRRSRSRTPARRGRSRSRTPARRRSRTRSPVRRRSRSRSPARRSGRSRSRTPARRGWSRSRTPARRSGRSRSRTPARRSGRSRSRTPARRARSRSRSPARRGRSRSRSLVRRGRSHSRTPQRRGRSGSSSERKNKSRTSQRRSRSNSSPEMKKSHVSSRRSRSGSSPRSKAKSHLSLRRSLSGSSPCPKQKSQSPPVRSRSGSSQPKAKSRTPPRRSRSGSSPSNQKSKTPSRQSHSSSSPQPKVKSGTPPRQGCVTSPQADEQSATPQRQSRSESSPDPEVKSRTPSRHSCSGSSPPRVKSNTPPRQSLSGSSSPQPKVKAITSPAQSHSRSSSPSPSRVMSKTPPRQSRSESPCSKVESRLVQRHSQSRSSSPDTKVKPGTPPRRSYSESPSPCPKAKPQTPSGHSLSGSRSPCSQENPKDSAVQSCSGSSLCPVVKPSPPPGESYFDSSLKQKGQSQASPDPRSDTSSPEIRQSHSESPSLQSKSQTSKTGQSRSSSPVAEVAPSSPAKQDENKLSSPRLKSGMSPEQSRGHSDFSLYPAVDSKSVPGPSRLELSPESKEKMGLLLQEDVAASSPRLRNKLSPLVQDRPEFSPVLKETARTSSGERGSVGSSPDRKDRSSVLAKPSHDEELMELEKTEESSNQVLPHLSPELKEMAGSNFESSLEIEESPTVSATHDQSQSQASLEADIPAVASTWSGPHFSPDHKELSNSPSREDRFGSPLEFRNSGSVAEVNTGFSPEVKDLNGPFPNQLETDPFPDMKEQSRRSSRRSSSELSPDAVGKVGLSSNQSVSSPVLDAVPRTPSRERSSSASPELKDGLPRTPSRRSRSGSSPGLRDGSGTPSRHSLSGSSPGMKDIPRTPSRGRSECDSSPEPKALPQTPRPRSRSLSSPELNKCLTHQRERSGSESSIEQKTVARTPLGQRSPSGSSQELDGKPSTSPQERSESDSSPDSKANTRMPLRQGSRSGSSPEVDSKSRPSPLRSRSGSSPEIKEKSRVAPRAQSGSDSSPEPKAPAPRVPPRRSSSGSSSKGRGASPEESSSSESSPEHPPKSRSTRRSSRSSPEPKTKSRTPPRRRSSRSSPELARKARLSRRSRSASSSPETPSRTPPRRRRSPSVSSPEPTEKLRSSRRRRSASSPRTKTTSRRGRSPSPKPRGLQRSRSRSRREKTRTARRRDRSGSSQSTSRRRQRSRSRSRVTRRRRGGSGYHSRSPARQESSRTSSRRRRGRSRTPLASRKRSRSRTSPAPWKRSRSRASPAAHRRSRSRTPLVSRRRSRSRTSPVSRRRSRSRTSVTRRRSRSRASPVSRRRSRSRTPPVTRRRSRSRTPTRRRSRSRTPPVTRRRSRSRTPPVTRRRSRSRTSPVTRRRSRSRTSPVTRRRSRSRTSPVTRRRSRSRTSPVTRRRSRSRTPLAIRRRSRSRTPLLPRKRSRSRSPLAIRRRSRSRTPRTTRGKRSLTRSPPAIRRRSASGSSSDRSRSATPPATRNHSGSRTPPVALSSSRMSCFSRPSMSPTPLDRCRSPGMLEPLGSSRTPMSVLQQAGGSMMDGPGPRIPDHPRTSVPENHAQSRIALALTAISLGTARPPPSMSAAGLAARMSQVPAPVPLMSLRTAPAASLASRIPAASAAAMNLASARTPAIPTAVNLADSRTPAAAAAMNLASPRTAVAPSAVNLADPRTPTAPAVNLAGARTPAALAALSLSGSGTPPSAANYPSSSRTAQAPAPANLVGPRSAHATAPVNIASSRTPPALAPASLTSARMAPALSGANLTSPRVPLSAYERVSGRTSPMLLDRARSRTPPSAPSQSRMTSERAPSPATRMVQVPSQSLLSAGQDRPRSPVPSGFSDQSRSLLVQTTLVAGSQSLSSGMVAKTTSSAGDHNGMLSGPAPGASHPEGGEPPASVGAQQPSALAALQPSKERRSSSSSSSSSSSSSSSSSSSSSSSSSGSSSSDSEGSSLPVQPEAALKRVPSPAPAPKEPVREGRPQEPTPAKRKRRSSSSSSSSSSSSSSSSSSSSSSSSSSSSSSSSSSSSSSTSSSPSPAKPGPQALPKPASPKKPPPGERRSRSPRKPIDSLRDSRSLSYSPAERRHPSPQPSPRDQQSSSERGSRRGQRGDSRSPGHKRRRETPSPHPARHRSSRSP